The Chitinophaga pinensis DSM 2588 region CATTGGTCCCATACCGTCCACTTCCTGTCTTACAGAGTAAACAGCCAGGAATCTGGAGGAGTCTATACTATCATCTTTTTTGCGACTGTACCAGAAGCTCCAGGCTTTCCCCATAGCAGCATCTCCGCCATCAGCATTGCCTAGCTCTTTGGACATCTCTTCTACTTTTTCACCCAGTTTTGTATTCCCGATATATTCACCGGGCTGGATCTTCCAGGCGTTCTGTGCAAAGGCCGGCGCCGTCATGAGCATACATGCCAGCGCAAGAAAGTAAAGGTGTTTCATAGTTCTTCTTTTACACAAAGAAAGACAAAAAACAGGCCACTTCCTTATTCAAATAATGCTTACTTTACTGGTATGAATCGCAAACACTTTCTGTCAGCGCTGGCCACTACTGCGGGCCTTACTACCTTCCCCGCGCTGACACGTTTACAACAGGCCGCTGCAGCGTTGCCACTACATGAAGAAAGACTGCTGATCCCTCCCTATCTGAAACCGGGTGACCTGATCGGTATTACCTGCCCCGCCGGACATATTACACTGGAAGAAATTAAACCAGCCATCCGTATTATGGAAAGCTGGGGATTTAAAATACGTGTAGGTAATACCGTTAATAGAGCTGACTTCAGTTTTGGTGGCACCGATAAGGAGCGCCAACAGGATATGCAGACCATGCTCGATGATCCATCCATAAAAGCGATCATGTGCGCACGGGGTGGTTATGGCAGCGCACGCATCGTAGACCAGCTTGACTTTTCTCACTTTATACAACAACCTAAATGGGTGATCGGCTTTAGCGACGTCACCGTATTGCATTGCCATATCAATCGCCTGTATGGCATTGCAACCTTACATTCTAAAATGTGCAACAGCTTTCCTGACGACTACAATAAAGCCGAACCCATTGTACAACAAACCATCTCTTCTATCAAAGATGCATTGATCGGGCAACAACTGCACTATACCACTTTCTCTGATTCCCGCAACAGAACAGGTAGCACCAAAGGCATACTGATAGGCGGCAACCTTTCCATGATCCAAAGCGTACTGGCAACTAACTCTGAACCCGATACTATCGGGAAAATACTATTCCTCGAAGAGGTAGGCGAATACCTCTACAGTCTTGACCGTATGCTTAACAGTCTGCAACGCGCGCATAAACTGGATAATCTCGCAGGACTGATCATCGGAGGTTTCAACCGTATCAAACCAGATGATCCGGGAGAGGAATTCGGACGCACCGTATATGATATCGTGATGGAGAAAGTCAAGGATACCACCTACCCCGTTTGCTTTGGATTTCCGGTAGGACACCAGAAAGATAATTATGCGCTGAAGTGTGGTATTATGCATCAGCTACAGGTGAGTAAAGAGGAAGTGCAGTTGCATGAACTCAGAGGATAAAGAAGAGGATACCCTGATCGTGCAACACAATTACACAAAATTTTATAAACAATAATACCTATGAGAAAGTTGTTAGCTCTTATCTGTTGTGCGTTGATATTATGCGCCTGCAAAAAAGATAAATCCGAACTAATCGTCTCCGGCACTTATGAAAGTTCAAACAAAATAGAATTAAGCACCGTAGTGTTGTACAGCAAGAATATGAAGATCACTGACACTGCTTTTATTAAAGCATTCATTGAACGACAGAATATGTCATTACCACTTTTTAATTTAACAGGAAGCACCGGTCAGTTAGACTATGGCATTAGCATTAATTACGTGAATGACGACAGTGTTACAGTCCGTTATTCCGGTAGCCGCAACTACCAGGCTACCAAAAAAGGCACACTGGTCAGCGTGAATGATGATATCGTACTGTTCAGAGAAAAAGATTCCAGTGCTATTCAAAATTATACAGGCGGCGAACTGGGATGTAACAATGTGCCACTGCTGGTAAGAAAGTATGCACCCACATCTTATTGCTACACGGTACCTTGTAGCAGTGGCTTTTGCACCATCTGTAAGACCGCACAACAATTCACATTAGAAAGAGTTGGGAATGATCTGACACTGCCGCTTATTTCCTATGTGTTTACAACAGCTGTTGACCGCAATGATTGTCAGGTCGCACAGTGGAATATACAGGATATATTTAATCCGGATGTACTGAATACGATACATACGCAGGATACACTGGTAGTGCAGACAGGTAGAGTGAGGTTTATAAAGAAATAACAATGTTGGCTAACATTAATGTAGATAAGACGGCTAAAGTTGGGTATTACGTTGATCCAATTGTTACAAACTATCTAACAAGATATTCCATCAATATGAAACTTGTCGTGAACGCTCTTGACCAAACTGAGGTTAGGAGCCTTCCGACCACTCAGAATTTCTGAAAACTGAGACTTAGATATTTCCAGTTCAATCGCAAGCTATACCTGATTAAAGTAAAGTCATGTAGTCCATGATATGAATCAGTATAGCTTAAAATCAGGCTTGATAGGCATAGGGTATTCTTTCATCTCCCATATTTCTGCTGCTTTGGACAACTCATTTAAATGACTATCCTCTTCTCCTGAAAGATTAGAAAGCCCCATTTGCAAATATGCCTCTATCGCAGTAATCGCCTCATAGTATTGTTGTTTGGTTTCTATTTTCATGTGCATATATTGAATAACAAAGTCACCCATTTTTTTTATTCTTTATTATTATGTTCGCTATACTGTGCATGAGTCGATAGTCTATCTTATATAGAAGTTCTACTTTTAAAAATGAATAATGCTGTAGAAGTTAATCATTATCACTCATGTTAAATACATATCTGTCGTTACCAGTAGCACACACAAATTGAATGTTTTTACCAATTCACTAAAACTACTCCTGTATACCTCTTTGTTTTTTTGTGCCGTCATTCAACAACAGAATAATCAGATGATAATATGCGTCAAATGCATTATCTCGTTCAATGCAATAATAATCATTGTTAATTACACTTAGCAAATTGATTGTTATTATGATTGACCTGCCGACAGTTACCCTTTACACCGTCACAAACATAGTAAACGTCGCTTATTGCAAATAAAAATAATTTACAAAAGAGCACTATTTACATAATTTGAAACCACAGTTTTTCTCCTTTTTTCATTAATTTCATCAACTGATGAAAAACAAAGCGCGCGGATGGCAGGTGATCATAGAATGGCTGGCTGCAAGAGACAGAAAGCCCTTTACATTCCAGGAAGAAGCCTGGAAACATTACATGCAGGGCAAATCAGGCCTTGTCAACGCCCCTACCGGTTACGGTAAAACCTTCTCACTTTTCCTGGGTGTTGTAATCGACTGGATCAATAAACATCCGGATGATTACCAAGAGAAAACAAAGAACGGTCTGCAAATGCTGTGGATCACTCCGCTACGTGCACTGGCAAAAGATATTGCCCGCGCCATGGAGGAAGTACTGCAGGAACTCAATATGCCCTGGCAGGTAGGCATCCGCAGTGGAGATACGCCCATATCTACCCGGCAGCAGCAAAAGAAGATGATGCCGGAGATCCTGCTTATTACACCGGAAAGTCTGCACCTCCTGATGGGGCAAAAAGAATATCCCAAGGTATTTACACACCTGACGACCGTCGTGGCGGATGAATGGCATGAATTGCTGGGCAGCAAACGCGGCGTTATGGTGGAACTGGGTCTCAGCAGACTCCGTGGACTGGCGAAAAAGGCAGGTCGTCCGCCACTGAAGGTATGGGGTATATCTGCAACGATTGGCAACCTGGATGAAGCGCTGGATGTACTGCTCGGTCAGCCGGATCCGGAAGCTGTCATTATACGCGCCAAACTGGATAAGAAGATCGAACTACAGAGCATCTTACCCGATGAAATTGAGAAATTCCCTTGGGCAGGTCACTTAGGCACCAAGCTGCTGTATAAAGCGCTGCCGGTGATCATGAACAGCAAAACGACACTTATATTCACCAATGTCCGTTCCCAGACGGAGATCTGGTACCAGGAAATTTTAAGGCAATGCCCCGAACTGGCAGGCGCTATTGCGATTCACCATGGTTCCATTGATATGGAACTACGTGTGTGGGTGGAAGAAGCGCTGCATACCGGCGTACTGAAAGCGGTGGTGTGTACCTCCAGCCTTGACCTGGGCGTAGACTTCCGTCCGGTAGATACCGTTATCCAGGTCGGCAGTCCGAAAGGAGTTGCCCGTTTCCTCCAACGCGCAGGCCGAAGCGGTCACCAGCCAGGAGCTACCAGTAAAATATGGTTCCTTCCCACCCACAGTCTTGAACTGGTAGAAGCCGCAGCACTGAAAGCTGCCATGGAAGAACAGCTGGTGGAAAGCCGTATACCCATCGTGCTTGCTTACGACGTATTGTTGCAATACCTGATGACATTAGGCATTTCTGATGGCTTCCATGCAACTGAAATATGGGAGGAAATTACCAACACCTTTTGCTTCCGCGATGTAACAGAAGATGAATGGGCCTGGATGCTGGCATTTCTAAGCACCGGCGGAGATGCACTTTACAGCTACGATGAATTCAAAAAGCTGGAAAGAGAAGGCGACTTTTTCATCTGTCGCAGCCGTATGCTGGCGATGCGCCACCGACTGCATATCGGTACGATTGTAAGCGACGCCATGCTGAAAGTAAAATTTATGAGCGGCGGTTTCATCGGCATGATAGAAGAATGGTTTGTTGCCCGTCTGCAGCCCGGAGATGCCTTCAGTCTGGGCGGACGCACACTGGAATTTGCCATGATCAAAGACATGACGGTACTGGTGCGTAAATCCAATGCCAAACGTGCCATTGTACCCAGCTGGATGGGAGGACGTTTACCCCTTTCTGCCAATCTGGGTAAAATGCTGCGCCGCACTTATAACGAAGCATTATCCGGCAAATCAGATATGCCGGAGATCAAAATATTACAGCCCTTATTCGACTTACAGGAACGGCTTTCTCACATACCCAAGGACAATGAACTGCTGATCGAAATGATCACTACCCGTGATGGTTATCACATGTTTGTCTATCCTTTTGAAGGGCGACTGGTACACGAAGTAATGGCGGCACTGCTGGCTTACCGTATCAGTAAACGGCAGCCGATCACTTTCTCCATGGCCATGAATGACTATGGTTTTGAATTGCTGTCAGATCAGCCGATTCCGGTAAGTGAAGGAGATGTACACGATCTTTTCTCTCTGGAAAATCTGACTATTGATCTACAGGCCAGTGTCAACTCAACAGAGATGGCCCGCAGGAAATTCAGGGATATAGCAGTTATCGCAGGACTGATCTTCCAGGGGTATCCCGGCAAACATAAAGCCAGCCGGCACCTGCAATCATCAGCCTCATTACTGTTCAATGTATTCAAGGATTATGATCCGCAGAACCTGTTGTTACGACAGGCATTCAATGAAGCCTTTTTCTATCAGATGGAAGAAGCCAGGTTACGGGAAAGCCTGGACCGTATTTACAACAGCAATATCATCATTACGGAACCTGAAAGCCTGACACCTTTCTGTTTCCCGATAAAAGTAGATAGTTTAAGGGAAAACCTGACCAGCGAAAAACTGGAGGACAGAATCAAAAAAATGCGTCCGCAGTTTTAGTTTAACAGGGATAATGTAGTTTTACCGAAGATATGGAGGATGTGATTTACAGGTACCAGGACCAGACCTGGCATTTATCGCCACACAGGGCTATTTTCTGGCAGGAAGAACAGGCGTTGATCGTATCAGATCTGCACCTGGGCAAAGGCACACATTTCAGGAAAGCAGGAATCGCCGTTCCTGCCAATATCGGGCAGAATGACCTGTACCGGCTGCAACTACTGATCACTGCTTACAATCCTTCACAGATCATCATTGTAGGCGATATGTTTCACAGTCGTGAGAACAATGACGTCGCTTATTTCAGACTCTGGCGACAACAGTTTGCCAATATCTCTTTCAAACTGGTAAAAGGTAATCACGATATATTACCTGATGCAATATACGCCACTTTGAATCTTGAAGTGTTTGATACACTCTGCATCCGCGACATACATTTCGTACATGAGCCCTGCGAAGAGGGAGATGCGCCAGGATACACCTTTTCCGGTCACCTGCACCCGAGTGTAGTAGTCGCCGGCGCTGGCAGACAACGACTACGTCTGCCCTGCTTCTACTTCGGAAAACATTGCAGCATATTGCCTGCTTTTGGCCGTTTTACGGGCCTCGCTACCTTAGAACCTGCACTGGATGAGGCAGTATTTGTTATTGCTGAAAACAGCGTCTTAAAAGTCAATTAATGCTGGTTGCCTACGATCCCATATTTGCACATCCGCTTCCTGAAGGACACCGCTTTCCGATGGTCAAGTATGAACTGATTCCCGCACAATTGTTACGGGAAGGTATTATCAGCGAACAGCAACTACATATACCAGCTCCGGCTGAGGAATCTACTATCCTGCTCACACACACCGCACATTACTGGCAACAATTACAACACCAGACATTATCTGATAAAGAACAAAGACGTATTGGTCTGCCGCAATCACCGGCATTGACCTTGAGAGAAATCGTGATCAGTCAGGGTACAATCGACTGTGCATTACATGCCATGGAACATGGTGTTGCCCTGAATGTAGCCGGTGGTACGCATCACGCATTTGCAGATCGTGGAGAAGGCTTCTGTTTGCTGAATGACTTTGCCATTGCCGCAAACTATCTGTTACATCAGCAACTGGTGAAAAAAGTATTGATCATTGATCTCGATGTACACCAGGGAAATGGCACTGCTGCCTTATTTGAAGGCAGACCGGAAGTCTATACTTTCAGTATGCATGGCGCACACAATTATCCATTTCACAAAGAAGTATCCGACTGGGATGTGCCCTTACCGGATGGTATGAACGATGTTGATTACCTGCGTACGCTCGGTGAATGTCTTCCCGTGTTGATCAATAAAGTAAAACCTGATATTGTATTTTATCTGTCGGGTGTGGATATCCTGCAAACCGACCGTTATGGCAAATTGCAGGTAACACATGAAGGTTGCCGTAAGCGGGATGAAATGGTCTTTCATACCTTAAAGCAGCATGGTATTCCTTGTACAGTAGCTATGGGCGGTGGATATTCCACACAGATCAGGGACATTGTAAATGCGCATTGTAATACATTCAGAACAGCAGCGGAAATCTGGGGATAATTTTGCTTTGCAACCATCATTTAATATCACATTCTCCGGTAAAATTGTTTGCACATGTATGCCTCATTTTCAGCGAATCATTTATCACCGGTATACACATATGTAAATAGCCAGAAAGCTACTATCTGTACAGATTATGCACATTATCCACATCATGAAACCCGCTCTCATTGCTGGAAATACACTTATATCTTCGTTGCATACCCTTATTACGCCGTTATTACACCCATATTTCTTCGATCAGGAACGGACAAATATGGGCATAATAACGGCGTAATGACGGTATAATCGGCCATTCAGACACTTGACAACGGGCACTTACTGAATTAACAAATAACTAATTGAAAATCAGCCTTAAGCAACACAACAACAAACCCTTTAAGTAAGATATTCCCCGGGTATTCCGCAGCCCTGTTAATCTTTGTAATAGCTAAACGATACTTCCTGTTAATCAAGGCATAACATCCCAAACATATTGCACATCATAACGCCTTTCTCTTACCAGAAAACACACCTGTACTAATACTTGGCAATATCTAAACAACACCTCACTATTGCTTACACACGCTATTCACACCATTCCAGCAACAAACAAAACGGCGAATGATCATCTGTATCCAGATAACCATTCGCCATTAATATTTTTAACGAATCATTTCACAAGCTGTGGGGGGACTACGAACATTGCTGTTGAAAGATCAAAAGATCATCAGTCTTTAATACGCTTCTTCAGCATACTCACCTGATCCTGCAGGTGGCTTACCATATCAGCAAGATGATTCACACTAAGACGGCTCTGCTGACCACTTTTGCTGATAACAGCGTCTGACTGCCAGAGTTCCAGTACATCTTCCATACCTACCGCATAAGGTTCATACTGCGGATTATCAGAAACAAGCGTGATCTTACTTTTACTACGGTTGGTCTTGAGGATACGTTTATACACAATACCCTCGCGGTTAGTCACAACGATATAAGCTTCATTGTTGCGGATCTCATCCCAGCCATCTACTTTGTGACATACGATCACGGAACCGGAAGGTGTTGGCAGCATGGAATCCCCAGCTATTTCAAACGCCCTGTAATTACCGGCGCCCATCATCGGCAAAGTAAAGGTGTTCAGCTCTTCGATGAATTCATCATCATTATAGCCGGCGAGATAACCAGCGGCTGCTTTTACGGGGACGAACTCAATGACCTGCCGGTCGCTGCCCATTTTCTGCTGCCTGCGTTTCTCCAGGAAACTTTCCTTCTGAGAGCCTACATCGCGACGTAACAAATCATCAATGGATATACGGAACATGTCACTGACCAGTTCCAATACTTCTGTGCGGGGTTCTGCGCGTTCTTCTTCGTAAGCACCGAGCAGGGAGCGTTTGATACCTAATTTATCAGCAAACTCCTGCTGCGTCCAGCCCTTCTGCTTGCGCAGGAACTTCAGATTGCGGCATACTATGGACATAATCTAAATAATTTAGTACATTACTAACAAAATTAGCATATAATTTTTATAATTACCAAATATATTCCGGTCAGCTTAACTTATTTTTGCCCCGTAAAATCGTAAAATCCAACTCAATATTTATTATGGACACCTTGGTAACTATTCACTCCCTGTTAAGATGGGCAATTGTGCTGACCGGTATATGGGCAATTATCCGCGCAATCAGAGGCGTTAGTGGCAACTCAGCTTACACCGCCGCTGATAAAAAAGCAGGCCTTTTCTTTATGATCTCTCTCGATATTCAGTTACTCGTAGGGATCGTACTGTATTTCATCAGCCCAATGGCGATGAAAGCATTTCAGTCTATGGGTGGAGAAGTAATGCGCCAGGCGCCATACCGCTACTTCGCTGTAGAACACGCCTTCGCTGCTATCATCGCGATTGCACTGGTACACATCGGCCGTTCTAAAGTAAAGAAAGCAGGTTCCGATGCTCAGCGACATAAACTGTCCCTGATATTCTTTCTGCTTGCACTGGTAATACTGGCTGCACGCGTTCCATGGCCATGGACGGCAATGGGTGCTGGCAGAGGATGGTTCTAATCTGAAAGCAATACAAAACATAAAAGCAGAAGCCGCCTCCAACTATCAGGAGGCGGCTTCTGCTTTTATTTGTAGACCACTTTTTGCTGCTATCCTTTGTCCGTGTAAAAAAGACGATATGAATAAATATAAGGCAAGGCCGCCAGTATCCCCCCGATAAAAATCAACAGGAAAGTACCCGTTACCACCGGCAGGAAGAATCCAGCTATAATGGTCGCCGCACCTGTACATACCCACAGCGTACCCGCAAATGCATGCGTTTCCCGCCATATTTCTTCGCTTTTTAATGTCCAGGGTGTTCTTACCCCGACAAAGTAGTTAGGCTCCACCTTGCGCAGGAAAAGGCCGATTACGCCGATCAGCAGTCCCGTTCCCGTAAATACCCAACGCTCTATCACAAAAGGATG contains the following coding sequences:
- a CDS encoding XRE family transcriptional regulator, which produces MSIVCRNLKFLRKQKGWTQQEFADKLGIKRSLLGAYEEERAEPRTEVLELVSDMFRISIDDLLRRDVGSQKESFLEKRRQQKMGSDRQVIEFVPVKAAAGYLAGYNDDEFIEELNTFTLPMMGAGNYRAFEIAGDSMLPTPSGSVIVCHKVDGWDEIRNNEAYIVVTNREGIVYKRILKTNRSKSKITLVSDNPQYEPYAVGMEDVLELWQSDAVISKSGQQSRLSVNHLADMVSHLQDQVSMLKKRIKD
- a CDS encoding ligase-associated DNA damage response DEXH box helicase, encoding MKNKARGWQVIIEWLAARDRKPFTFQEEAWKHYMQGKSGLVNAPTGYGKTFSLFLGVVIDWINKHPDDYQEKTKNGLQMLWITPLRALAKDIARAMEEVLQELNMPWQVGIRSGDTPISTRQQQKKMMPEILLITPESLHLLMGQKEYPKVFTHLTTVVADEWHELLGSKRGVMVELGLSRLRGLAKKAGRPPLKVWGISATIGNLDEALDVLLGQPDPEAVIIRAKLDKKIELQSILPDEIEKFPWAGHLGTKLLYKALPVIMNSKTTLIFTNVRSQTEIWYQEILRQCPELAGAIAIHHGSIDMELRVWVEEALHTGVLKAVVCTSSLDLGVDFRPVDTVIQVGSPKGVARFLQRAGRSGHQPGATSKIWFLPTHSLELVEAAALKAAMEEQLVESRIPIVLAYDVLLQYLMTLGISDGFHATEIWEEITNTFCFRDVTEDEWAWMLAFLSTGGDALYSYDEFKKLEREGDFFICRSRMLAMRHRLHIGTIVSDAMLKVKFMSGGFIGMIEEWFVARLQPGDAFSLGGRTLEFAMIKDMTVLVRKSNAKRAIVPSWMGGRLPLSANLGKMLRRTYNEALSGKSDMPEIKILQPLFDLQERLSHIPKDNELLIEMITTRDGYHMFVYPFEGRLVHEVMAALLAYRISKRQPITFSMAMNDYGFELLSDQPIPVSEGDVHDLFSLENLTIDLQASVNSTEMARRKFRDIAVIAGLIFQGYPGKHKASRHLQSSASLLFNVFKDYDPQNLLLRQAFNEAFFYQMEEARLRESLDRIYNSNIIITEPESLTPFCFPIKVDSLRENLTSEKLEDRIKKMRPQF
- the pdeM gene encoding ligase-associated DNA damage response endonuclease PdeM, yielding MEDVIYRYQDQTWHLSPHRAIFWQEEQALIVSDLHLGKGTHFRKAGIAVPANIGQNDLYRLQLLITAYNPSQIIIVGDMFHSRENNDVAYFRLWRQQFANISFKLVKGNHDILPDAIYATLNLEVFDTLCIRDIHFVHEPCEEGDAPGYTFSGHLHPSVVVAGAGRQRLRLPCFYFGKHCSILPAFGRFTGLATLEPALDEAVFVIAENSVLKVN
- a CDS encoding LD-carboxypeptidase; its protein translation is MNRKHFLSALATTAGLTTFPALTRLQQAAAALPLHEERLLIPPYLKPGDLIGITCPAGHITLEEIKPAIRIMESWGFKIRVGNTVNRADFSFGGTDKERQQDMQTMLDDPSIKAIMCARGGYGSARIVDQLDFSHFIQQPKWVIGFSDVTVLHCHINRLYGIATLHSKMCNSFPDDYNKAEPIVQQTISSIKDALIGQQLHYTTFSDSRNRTGSTKGILIGGNLSMIQSVLATNSEPDTIGKILFLEEVGEYLYSLDRMLNSLQRAHKLDNLAGLIIGGFNRIKPDDPGEEFGRTVYDIVMEKVKDTTYPVCFGFPVGHQKDNYALKCGIMHQLQVSKEEVQLHELRG
- a CDS encoding histone deacetylase produces the protein MLVAYDPIFAHPLPEGHRFPMVKYELIPAQLLREGIISEQQLHIPAPAEESTILLTHTAHYWQQLQHQTLSDKEQRRIGLPQSPALTLREIVISQGTIDCALHAMEHGVALNVAGGTHHAFADRGEGFCLLNDFAIAANYLLHQQLVKKVLIIDLDVHQGNGTAALFEGRPEVYTFSMHGAHNYPFHKEVSDWDVPLPDGMNDVDYLRTLGECLPVLINKVKPDIVFYLSGVDILQTDRYGKLQVTHEGCRKRDEMVFHTLKQHGIPCTVAMGGGYSTQIRDIVNAHCNTFRTAAEIWG